A region of Pasteurellaceae bacterium Orientalotternb1 DNA encodes the following proteins:
- a CDS encoding branched-chain amino acid aminotransferase: MCQFPLFETLAVIDGQFQRLNYHQQRVNFAFNYFFKSETILDLTQIAIPAAFQSGFFRCRIDYSAKEFDVKFYAYTSRKTARFQCVYTEDLDYQFKYSDRKRLDFAKDLQIDEVIIINNGFVSDCTIGNLLFLKHEKWYSPQHYLLKGTQLSYLLDQQKVELVPIHVDDLFGYEKIMVINALNPFELERAVSINSSSVLR; this comes from the coding sequence ATGTGCCAATTTCCTCTGTTTGAAACTTTGGCGGTTATTGATGGACAATTTCAACGTTTGAATTATCATCAGCAGCGTGTCAATTTTGCATTTAACTATTTTTTTAAATCGGAAACGATTTTAGATTTAACCCAAATAGCCATTCCTGCAGCTTTTCAATCAGGTTTTTTTCGCTGTCGAATTGATTATTCAGCAAAAGAGTTTGATGTTAAATTTTATGCTTATACGTCACGAAAAACTGCCCGCTTTCAATGTGTTTATACAGAAGATTTAGATTATCAATTCAAATATAGCGATCGCAAGCGGTTAGATTTTGCCAAAGATTTGCAAATTGATGAAGTGATTATTATCAATAATGGCTTTGTGAGTGATTGCACTATCGGCAATTTACTCTTTTTAAAGCATGAAAAATGGTACAGTCCGCAGCATTATTTATTAAAAGGCACACAATTAAGTTATTTATTAGATCAACAAAAAGTGGAGCTTGTGCCAATTCATGTAGATGATCTGTTTGGTTATGAAAAAATTATGGTGATCAATGCGTTAAATCCCTTTGAGCTGGAGCGAGCAGTTTCGATCAATTCGTCAAGTGTCTTACGTTAG
- a CDS encoding aminodeoxychorismate synthase component I — translation MQHFIQQANLFGERKQPFFFLIDFEQKKPQIYPLDQAVENGISFVFPTITNWVEKPTFLPKLELNITPADFKNYQQSFELVKSQIQAGNSYLLNLTCQTKITSNYDLKQIFLASKAKYKLLLENQFVCFSPECFVRIEQNKIYSYPMKGTINANEENAAEKLICSEKEFTEHNTIVDLIRNDLALVANNIQVSKYRYVEKVQTHRGAIYQTSSEICGELVENWQAKIGTMLAKLLPAGSISGAPKVKTVEIIRQAEQRERGYYTGIFGYFDGENLESAVAIRYIEQQNNQLIFRSGGGITSLSDLNEEYNEILEKVYVPISSV, via the coding sequence ATGCAGCATTTTATTCAACAAGCCAATTTATTTGGTGAACGCAAACAGCCTTTCTTTTTTTTAATCGATTTTGAGCAAAAAAAGCCTCAAATTTATCCGCTTGATCAAGCGGTTGAAAATGGGATCTCGTTTGTATTTCCAACAATAACGAATTGGGTAGAAAAACCAACATTTTTACCAAAATTAGAATTAAACATTACGCCAGCGGATTTTAAAAATTACCAACAAAGTTTTGAATTAGTAAAATCTCAAATTCAGGCAGGAAATAGTTATTTATTAAACTTAACTTGCCAAACAAAAATTACTTCAAATTACGATCTAAAACAGATTTTTCTCGCCAGCAAAGCCAAATATAAATTACTGTTAGAAAATCAGTTTGTCTGTTTTTCTCCAGAATGTTTTGTACGAATTGAACAGAATAAAATCTATTCTTATCCAATGAAAGGCACTATTAATGCAAACGAAGAAAATGCCGCAGAGAAGTTAATCTGTTCAGAAAAAGAATTTACTGAACATAATACTATTGTTGATTTAATTCGTAATGATTTAGCTTTAGTCGCCAATAATATTCAGGTTAGTAAATATCGTTATGTAGAAAAAGTGCAAACCCACCGTGGTGCTATTTATCAAACCAGTTCGGAAATTTGTGGGGAATTGGTGGAGAATTGGCAAGCAAAAATCGGTACAATGTTGGCAAAACTATTGCCTGCAGGCTCAATTAGTGGGGCACCGAAAGTGAAGACTGTTGAAATTATTCGACAAGCAGAGCAGCGAGAACGAGGCTATTACACAGGTATTTTTGGTTATTTTGATGGCGAAAATTTAGAAAGTGCGGTAGCAATTCGTTATATTGAACAACAAAATAATCAGCTTATTTTTCGCAGTGGTGGCGGTATTACATCATTAAGTGATTTAAACGAAGAATATAATGAAATTTTAGAGAAGGTTTATGTGCCAATTTCCTCTGTTTGA
- a CDS encoding thiamine ABC transporter substrate binding subunit, whose product MKLKPLFSLSTLALSFSTLANQPTLTVYTYDSFTSDWGAAPKLEPIFEKQCGCDLKFMPFEDGVTMFNRIRLEGNKTKADVMLGIDNFVMPEAEKSGLFVESGLENKGLDLNWTDKTFVPFDFGEYAFIYNKQKVANPPKSLKELVERQDLKVIYQDPRTSTVGRGLLFWMNSVYGDKAEQAWQDLAKHTVTVGKGWSETYGAFLKGESDLVLSYATSPLYHQWHEKDENYVAANFAEGHLVQVEVAAITKASKQPQLAKQFLAFLQQPEAQKIISFHNVMKPVVSSQADPLFKTLPTYSAANFTQPSTDTVKQWLATWQKAVSK is encoded by the coding sequence ATGAAACTTAAACCACTTTTCTCCCTTTCCACCCTTGCCCTTTCTTTTTCAACCTTAGCAAACCAACCGACTTTAACGGTTTATACCTACGATTCTTTTACTTCCGACTGGGGGGCTGCTCCAAAATTAGAGCCGATTTTTGAAAAACAATGTGGTTGCGACCTGAAATTTATGCCGTTTGAAGATGGCGTAACGATGTTCAACCGTATCCGTTTAGAAGGCAACAAAACCAAAGCCGATGTAATGTTAGGCATTGATAACTTTGTGATGCCAGAAGCGGAAAAATCAGGATTATTTGTGGAAAGTGGATTAGAAAACAAAGGGTTAGATCTTAACTGGACAGATAAAACCTTTGTGCCTTTTGACTTTGGTGAATATGCTTTTATTTACAACAAACAAAAAGTAGCAAATCCACCAAAAAGCCTTAAAGAGTTAGTTGAACGCCAAGATCTCAAAGTGATTTATCAAGATCCTCGTACTAGCACCGTTGGGCGTGGCTTGCTATTTTGGATGAACAGTGTTTACGGTGATAAAGCTGAACAAGCGTGGCAAGATCTTGCCAAGCATACCGTGACTGTGGGCAAAGGCTGGTCAGAAACCTACGGGGCGTTCTTAAAAGGTGAGTCGGATTTAGTTCTCAGCTATGCCACTTCTCCGCTTTATCATCAATGGCACGAAAAAGATGAAAACTATGTGGCAGCGAATTTTGCTGAAGGGCATTTAGTCCAAGTGGAAGTGGCAGCAATCACCAAAGCAAGCAAACAGCCACAGTTAGCCAAACAATTTTTGGCTTTCTTACAACAGCCTGAAGCTCAAAAAATTATCTCATTCCACAACGTGATGAAACCTGTGGTGAGCAGCCAAGCGGATCCATTATTCAAAACATTACCAACCTATTCTGCAGCAAACTTCACCCAGCCAAGCACCGACACCGTGAAGCAATGGTTAGCCACTTGGCAAAAAGCGGTAAGTAAATAA